A single Acropora palmata chromosome 5, jaAcrPala1.3, whole genome shotgun sequence DNA region contains:
- the LOC141881361 gene encoding uncharacterized protein LOC141881361 → MLFRNRAYTKQRRKAELAEKAYYAWKLKLEVAKTAQEVDDISSRRKEKLTMESDIVLPYPGSLKEGWEQSSNNFTNVMEDVVNVYMQPSARATKQGKSLLDSGHLHTVKFHHISTDLKHCFIHNHCVPEEKTSSDSYALWVCIHKENGKVLTAECSCFAR, encoded by the exons atgttatttagaAATAGAGCTTATACCAAACAG agaagaaaagcaGAGCTCGCTGAGAAGGCATATTATGCATGGAAGTTGAAACTAGAAGTCGCTAAAACTGCACAAGAAGTAGATGACATCTCAAGCAggcgaaaagaaaagttgacaATGGAATCTGATATTGTTCTCCCTTATCCCGGTAGCCTTAAAGAAGGATGGGAACAGAGCAGCAATAATTTTACCAATGTTATGGAGGACGTAGTGAACGTGTACATGCAACCTTCAGCAAGGGCTACGAAGCAAGGGAAAAGCTTGTTGGACTCGGGACACTTACATACTGTTAAATTCCACCACATAAGTACAGATTTGAAGCACTGTTTCATTCATAATCATTGCGTACCAGAAGAAAAAACGAGCAGTGATTCTTACGCCTTGTGGGTTTGCATACACAAAGAGAATGGAAAAGTGCTGACTGCTGAATGCAGCTGTTTTGCAAGGTGA
- the LOC141882083 gene encoding uncharacterized protein LOC141882083 translates to MGIWIHTILSCMALQLQIRLLLAFVMVPLVQKELDVFRETEWNTHRIRAQKHTNLSVGISNHIHNFPDQYGLEQCGFPVAEEQEEAAFECGVLRMSDDFFPPEVRAECERIIPDFENIRPNECNDAYLYLKSKFSVSV, encoded by the exons ATGGGGATATGGATCCACACGATACTGTCGTGTATGGCCCTTCAACTGCAAATCAG gCTGCTTTTAGCATTTGTTATGGTACCACTGGTTCAAAAAGAGCTAGATGTCTTCCGTGAAACCGAATGGAATACACACCGAATAAGAGCACAGAAACATACCAATCTTTCCGTGGGCATCTCTAATCACATTCACAATTTTCCTGATCAATATGGCCTTGAACAATGTG GTTTTCCAGTAGCTGAAGAACAAGAAGAGGCAGCATTTGAGTGTGGAGTTCTACGCATGTctgatgatttttttccccCAGAAGTGAGAGCTGAATGTGAAAGAATCATTCCAGACTTTGAAAACATAAGGCCAAATGAATGCAATGATGCATATCTGTActtaaaaagcaaattttcagTCTCGGTTTGA